A part of Botrytis cinerea B05.10 chromosome 2, complete sequence genomic DNA contains:
- the Bctaf6 gene encoding Bctaf6, with protein MADPKLVWNPDNVRDVAESVGISQLGEEAVRALSQEVEYRVGQVIVEAMRFMHQGKRTVLGTQDISQALKVLDVEPLYGYESTRPLRFGEASLGPGQPLFYIEDEEVDFEKLINAPLPKVPRDMSFTAHWLAVEGVQPSIPQNPTTAEARANDLVPKGPGANPNLGALAGNDNVTVKPLVKHIVSKELILFFDKIREAILDDDDDPEVVTLREAALKSVETDTGLQQLVPYFVHFIAEKVTHSLSNLFVLQTMLKLAHVLVSNKKLFVEPYISSLCPPILTCLVGRKLGTGAPEELKEKYQLRDTAASLIGIISKKYTESNAQLRARLARSCLKFFLDPTRSPGEYYGAISGLLAIGGPDGVRALILPNLGAFDYVLNKLRTDRTGDDKEIQMLIAVIMKAVMSLSEKTETLTNGTNGTNGNGVNGMMDLDDDEGKQLEEFLGPTIGKRVRNAGDHKLNKTILEAREELKTL; from the exons ATGGCGGATCCTAAATTGGTATGGAACCCGGACAACGTTCGCGATGTTGCCGAATCAGTCGGCATCTCACAATTGGGCGAAGAGGCAGTGAGGGCATTGTCGCAAGAAGTTGAATACCGAGTCGGCCAGGTCATTGTCGAAGCAATGCGATTTATGCATCAAGGGAAGAGAACAGTATTGGGCACACAGGATATTTCACAAGCACTCAAAGTATTGGACGTCGAGCCACTTTATGGTTACGAATCTACAAGACCACTGAGATTTGGGGAGGCAAGCTTAGGTCCTGGCCAACCGCTCTTCTAcattgaggatgaggaagtcgattttgagaaattgattaATGCGCCTTTGCCAAAGGTCCCCAGAGATATGTCATTTACTG CACATTGGCTTGCGGTTGAAGGCGTTCAACCATCAATTCCACAAAATCCTACAACAGCAGAAGCTCGTGCAAATGACCTTGTGCCTAAAGGTCCTGGTGCGAATCCCAATCTTGGAGCTCTGGCTGGTAACGATAATGTCACGGTCAAGCCTTTAGTCAAACATATTGTGTCGAAAGAATTAATACTCTTCTTCGACAAGATACGCGAAGCTATtcttgatgatgacgatgatcCGGAAGTCGTAACGTTACGAGAAGCCGCGTTGAAAAGTGTGGAAACGGATACGGGTCTTCAACAACTGGTCCCATACTTCGTTCACTTCATTGCTGAGAAGGTCACTCATTCTTTGAGCAATCTCTTCGTATTACAGACAATGTTGAAATTGGCACATGTCCTTGTATCAAACAAAAAATTATTCGTCGAGCCTTACATATCAAGTCTCTGCCCGCCTATTCTTACATGCCTTGTTGGCCGTAAACTTGGCACCGGAGCTCCAGAAgagttgaaagaaaaatatcaattgcGAGACACGGCTGCATCTCTCATAGGCATCATTTCAAAGAAGTACACGGAATCAAACGCACAACTTAGAGCAAGGTTGGCAAGATCGTGTCTGAAATTCTTCCTAGATCCAACACGCTCTCCCGGAGAATATTATGGAGCTATCAGTGGACTTTTAGCAATTGGAGGTCCCGATGGTGTTAGAGCTCTGATTCTACCAAACTTGGGCGCATTTGATTATGTGTTGAACAAGTTGAGAACCGATAGGACTGGTGATGATAAGGAGATACAGATGTTAATCGCGGTAATAATGAAAGCGGTGATGAGCCTCTCTGAAAAAACTGAAACACTCACGAATGGTACAAACGGTACAAATGGCAATGGAGtgaatggaatgatggatCTAGATGACGACGAAGGAAAGCAGCTTGAAGAATTTCTAGGGCCCACCATCGGGAAAAGGGTTCGGAATGCGGGGGATCATAAATTGAACAAGACAATTTTGGAAGCGAGAGAAGAATTAAAGACGTTGTAA
- the Bcprp9 gene encoding Bcprp9, protein MILEEQRFLHEDLERLEQGIADRVAEDPKQVRERLNRDHQVGHFLDRIQDQSKRLLDIYKDVDGVRSKEIQSISTGEPLEEFYKQLGEIKSFHQRYPNEPVENLEKAYKKKAPMEGETATSEIDNMFTGEEAFGRFLDLTTIHELFLNLPNIKRLSYLQYLDNFDSFAPPTCPVKRPDKMTDQYFAYVGELANYLESFMRRTRPLENLEKLFASVEEDFEKAWKDNDVPGWKLEITAPVNGSSASGIWCADCEKEFKNENVYKGHLPGKKHVRAAEARAARMAETGEDSNGATQPTLSTSRLKERAIAEREYRVRRLAAAMTQERSDTRVNVERKQGMTERERQMELDALFSETAATPREGDSDSESDSDDKVYNPLKLPLAWDGKPIPFWLYKLHGLGVEFRCEICGDYVYMGRRAFDKHFNEARHIFGLKCLGITNTTLFREITGIDDALKLWDKLQREKKKGKAEETGVVQMEDAEGNVMPEKVYYDLQKQGLL, encoded by the exons ATGATATTAGAAGAGCAAAGATTCCTCCACGAGGATCTTGAGAGGCTTGAGCAAGGTATCGCTGATAGAGTAGCTGAAGATCCAAAACAG GTTCGAGAACGTTTGAATCGAGACCATCAAGTCGGGCACTTCCTGGATCGAATTCAAGACCAGTCCAAACGTTTACTAGACATATACAAAGATGTAGATGGAGTACGAAGTAAAGAGATCCAATCCATATCGACCGGCGAACCACTGGAAGAATTCTACAAGCAGCTTGGGGAAATCAAGAGTTTCCATCAAAGATACCCGAATGAACCTGTTGAGAACCTTGAAAAGGCTTACAAGAAGAAAGCACCTATGGAAGGGGAGACTGCTACATCAGAAATCGATAACATGTTCACTGGAGAGGAAGCATTTGGTCGATTCCTAGATCTCACTACAATTCACGAATTATTCTTAAATCTCCCTAATATTAAACGTCTTTCCTATCTACAATACCTGGATAATTTCGATTCGTTCGCACCTCCAACGTGTCCCGTGAAACGTCCAGATAAGATGACCGATCAATACTTCGCATACGTTGGGGAACTAGCAAATTATCTGGAAAGCTTCATGCGCCGAACAAGGCCATTGGAGAATTTGGAAAAATTGTTTGCGAGCGTtgaggaagattttgaaaaggcATGGAAAGATAATGATGTTCCCGGATGGAAACTTGAGATTACAGCACCCGTTAATGGATCAAGTGCATCTGGAATATGGTGCGCAGATTGTGAGAAGGAGTTTAAGAATGAAAACGTGTATAAGGGTCACTTACCAGGAAAGAAGCATGTTCGAGCCGCAGAAGCGCGAGCAGCGCGAATGGCCGAAACAGGAGAGGACAGCAATGGTGCCACACAACCAACACTATCCACATCCCGTCTGAAGGAACGTGCCATAGCGGAGCGAGAATACAGAGTAAGACGTCTCGCAGCTGCCATGACACAGGAAAGAAGTGATACTCGAGTCAACGTCGAACGAAAGCAGGGTATGACCGAACGTGAGCGACAAATGGAGCTTGATGCGTTATTTTCCGAGACAGCTGCAACACCTCGAGAGGGAGATTCGGACAGCGAATCAGATAGTGATGACAAGGTCTACAACCCACTGAAGCTACCATTGGCCTGGGATGGCAAACCTATTCCTTTCTGGCTTTACAAACTTCATGGACTCGGTGTTGAGTTCAGATGTGAGATTTGTGGAGACTATGTTTACATGGGCAGAAGAGCTTTTGATAAGCATTTTAATGAGGCTCGTCATATTTTTGGATTGAAGTGCTTGGGAATCACAAATACCACATTGTTCCGCGAGATCACGGGAATTGACGATGCGTTGAAGCTGTGGGATAAATTgcaaagagaaaagaagaaaggaaaggctGAAGAAACTGGCGTTGTTCAAATGGAGGATGCAGAGGGAAACGTTATGCCTGAGAAGGTTTACTATGATTTACAAAAGCAAGGCTTACTATAG